The Cycloclasticus sp. genomic sequence GCGAATCGTCATTCGTCATATTAGCTTGTAATAAAATATGACTAATATATTCATATAAAGCATCAAGATTCTTAGAAATTTCACCACCTTGTTCAAAATCTAAGCTGGATTTAAGCCCGCCAACAATTGAAATAGCACTACCAATCTGTTCACCTTTCTTAGCAATATCATTCTGCTTTAATGCCGCTTTCGCTGACAAAATTCTTGATAAAGCCCCATCCAACAACATTTGAATCAATCGGTGTGGTGAAGCATC encodes the following:
- the fliS gene encoding flagellar export chaperone FliS; the protein is MNGVTALKQYQQMGAHGGVMDASPHRLIQMLLDGALSRILSAKAALKQNDIAKKGEQIGSAISIVGGLKSSLDFEQGGEISKNLDALYEYISHILLQANMTNDDSLLDEAGKLLSQVKMGWDAIDPNAAQ